A part of Deltaproteobacteria bacterium genomic DNA contains:
- a CDS encoding citrate synthase, whose amino-acid sequence MDVVPGLEGIPAAESAISFIDGEKGILEYRGIPVEALAEKSNFVEVAYLLLFGRLPKRAELEKFRGDITFHTRLKLKILRMMEYLPENGHPMHYLQAVTSAMGMYYPARDTLNPETRYWSCVRLIAKLPTIVAAVHRLRHGDAPIQPRNDLSLAASFYYMLFEKEPSPLIEKILDSMLVLHADHTMNASTFSARVVGSTLADPYTVVSSAIGTLSGPLHGGANEAVVRMLDEIGPSGNARAYIEGKLTRKEKVMGVGHRIYKTTDPRGEVLKGYIARLAELDEIDKNTIESSREIEAVVMERLADKGLYPNIDFYSGILFRSMGIPTELFTPIFAMGRVAGWLAHWMEQLNYNRIYRPEQKYTGLRSQPYIPIEERE is encoded by the coding sequence ATGGATGTGGTCCCCGGGCTCGAAGGCATTCCCGCCGCCGAGTCGGCAATAAGCTTCATAGACGGGGAAAAGGGCATACTCGAGTACCGGGGCATACCGGTCGAGGCGCTCGCCGAGAAAAGCAATTTCGTCGAAGTCGCTTACCTCCTCCTTTTCGGCCGCCTGCCGAAGAGGGCTGAACTGGAGAAGTTCAGGGGCGACATCACCTTCCACACCCGCCTCAAGCTCAAGATACTCAGGATGATGGAGTACCTTCCGGAGAACGGCCACCCCATGCACTACCTCCAGGCCGTGACCTCCGCCATGGGCATGTATTATCCCGCAAGGGACACCTTGAACCCCGAGACGCGCTACTGGTCATGCGTAAGGCTCATAGCCAAGCTCCCCACCATCGTCGCGGCGGTACACAGGCTCAGGCACGGGGACGCCCCGATACAGCCGAGGAACGACCTCTCGCTCGCGGCGAGCTTCTATTACATGCTCTTCGAGAAGGAGCCTTCGCCGCTAATCGAGAAGATACTCGACTCCATGCTCGTGCTCCACGCGGACCACACCATGAACGCGTCGACCTTCAGCGCCAGGGTCGTCGGCTCGACATTGGCCGACCCATATACGGTCGTATCCTCCGCCATCGGCACGCTCTCGGGCCCGCTCCACGGCGGGGCTAATGAGGCCGTCGTCCGGATGCTCGACGAGATAGGGCCGAGCGGCAACGCGAGAGCGTACATAGAAGGCAAGCTCACGCGGAAGGAGAAGGTCATGGGGGTCGGGCACAGGATTTACAAGACGACCGACCCGCGGGGCGAGGTCTTGAAGGGCTACATCGCCCGGCTCGCGGAGCTCGACGAGATAGACAAAAACACGATAGAGTCTTCCCGCGAAATAGAGGCGGTGGTCATGGAGAGGCTCGCGGACAAAGGCCTCTATCCGAACATAGACTTCTACTCCGGCATCCTCTTCCGGAGCATGGGGATACCCACCGAGCTCTTTACACCCATCTTCGCCATGGGCAGGGTCGCCGGATGGCTCGCCCACTGGATGGAGCAGCTCAACTACAACCGCATATACCGACCCGAGCAGAAGTACACGGGCCTCCGCTCTCAGCCCTACATCCCAATCGAAGAGAGAGAATAA
- a CDS encoding response regulator, producing MKRDLDMAGGRPGKARILVADDDRFYIKVYSDLIAELGYECIPAQNGLEALEKARTHMPDILIIDVVMPGMDGFEVTRRLKEDPLTTHLPVVIMTSLSDRDSRVKGLLGGADEFLSKPVDESEFKARLRNLLKVKRYEDYLIEHGRRLEYEVEDKSVQLEKAFAKIRTGYIETVYRLTLAAELRDKETGWHIRRISLYSQLLARYLRLPEETVEAIFFGSPMHDVGKIGIPDSILLKPGPLTDEEFNVMKTHSAIGAELLKDSDSEILATAREIALTHHERWNGEGYPKGLKGEEIPISGRIVNIVDIYDALRSVRPYKEAFEHETSCGIIYRHPERFDPAVLSGFRDCSEEFRRLYDENKDDVQSRPVMI from the coding sequence ATGAAAAGGGATCTGGACATGGCAGGGGGCCGGCCCGGCAAGGCCCGCATACTCGTGGCCGACGACGACCGCTTCTACATCAAGGTATACTCGGACCTCATAGCCGAGCTCGGATACGAGTGCATCCCCGCCCAGAACGGGCTTGAAGCCCTTGAGAAGGCGCGCACCCATATGCCGGACATCCTGATAATAGACGTGGTAATGCCGGGGATGGACGGGTTCGAGGTGACCCGAAGGCTCAAGGAAGACCCACTCACCACTCACCTCCCGGTCGTAATAATGACGTCCCTTTCCGATAGGGACTCGCGGGTGAAGGGGCTTCTCGGCGGCGCGGACGAATTCCTCTCAAAGCCCGTGGACGAGTCAGAGTTCAAGGCGCGCCTGAGGAACCTCCTTAAGGTCAAGCGATACGAGGACTACCTGATCGAGCACGGCAGGAGGCTCGAATACGAGGTGGAGGACAAGTCGGTCCAGCTCGAAAAAGCCTTCGCCAAGATACGGACCGGCTACATAGAGACGGTATACCGGTTGACGCTCGCGGCTGAGCTCCGCGACAAGGAGACCGGCTGGCACATAAGGAGGATAAGCCTCTATTCGCAGCTCCTCGCCAGGTATCTGCGCCTTCCGGAGGAGACGGTCGAAGCCATCTTTTTCGGAAGCCCCATGCACGACGTGGGCAAGATCGGCATCCCGGACTCCATACTTTTGAAGCCCGGCCCGCTTACGGACGAGGAGTTTAACGTAATGAAGACGCATTCGGCCATAGGGGCCGAGCTCCTCAAGGACTCTGATTCGGAGATACTGGCGACGGCCAGGGAGATTGCCCTTACGCACCACGAGAGGTGGAACGGCGAAGGCTACCCGAAGGGATTGAAGGGCGAGGAGATACCGATTTCAGGGAGGATAGTCAATATCGTCGACATATACGACGCGCTCCGGAGCGTGCGCCCCTACAAGGAGGCCTTCGAGCACGAGACTTCCTGCGGCATAATTTACCGCCATCCTGAGCGCTTCGACCCGGCGGTACTCTCGGGTTTCAGGGACTGCTCGGAGGAGTTCCGGAGGCTCTACGACGAGAACAAGGACGACGTTCAGAGCCGTCCGGTTATGATATAA
- a CDS encoding methylated-DNA--[protein]-cysteine S-methyltransferase, with the protein MDWAAYESPLGLILAASDQRGLTHLSIRREIREFLSCLRADGAEPVERASSFAALFRMLDEYFRGIAVEFRVPLSLSGTEFDRAVWEELKRIPWGSVKTYGEVAKRIGKPGASRAVGGACGRNPVPIIVPCHRVVAADSRLGGFSGGIEIKKALLKLEGLKIAG; encoded by the coding sequence ATGGACTGGGCGGCTTACGAATCACCGCTCGGATTGATACTCGCTGCGTCTGACCAGCGGGGGCTCACTCATTTGAGCATACGCAGGGAAATAAGAGAGTTCCTCTCTTGCTTGCGTGCGGACGGGGCCGAGCCCGTTGAGAGGGCCTCGTCCTTTGCCGCCCTTTTCAGGATGCTCGATGAATACTTCCGGGGTATAGCCGTCGAGTTCAGGGTTCCATTGAGCCTTTCGGGCACTGAATTCGACAGGGCCGTATGGGAGGAGCTTAAGCGTATTCCGTGGGGGAGCGTTAAGACCTACGGCGAGGTTGCAAAACGTATTGGAAAGCCTGGCGCTTCCAGGGCCGTAGGCGGCGCGTGCGGCAGGAACCCCGTTCCAATCATTGTCCCCTGCCACAGGGTGGTGGCAGCGGATTCAAGGCTGGGAGGGTTCTCTGGCGGAATAGAAATCAAAAAGGCCCTCCTCAAATTGGAAGGCCTTAAGATAGCCGGATAG
- a CDS encoding peptidoglycan DD-metalloendopeptidase family protein encodes MSEFSNRNEKKFHLRTALVISLVGLSFLLSFLFIVSPEASLKWQAVPEQESGAEDAPKGPELVRHDFKLAGNNTFYQIMSGLNVPGPEILEIAEKARPIFSMRQLRKDSVLTVYTLEDAVRRIEYKFSDYEYLLIEKTPEGGIFASKAELPNEIREVVVSGTIDNSLYEDALKAGADAQAVMALTDIFAWDIDFTSDIRKGDSFRILKEVLYVEGVPVRSGKIIGAEMVNGGKKYTAVYYEGNGGTGYYDSEGRSLRRSLLKTPLRYRRISSHFTTRRYHPILKKYRPHHGVDYAAPVGTPVEAAGSGIVKFAGRNRGYGNYVEIRHNNGYSTLYGHLSKIRKGIRTGVKVSQGDMIGYVGCTGLCSGPHLHYEVRANGRLINPLSIKPVPDKSIPKKEWQAFAAVRDEVSAKLLSDGTAIAMSAESQQ; translated from the coding sequence TTGTCGGAATTCTCAAACAGGAATGAGAAGAAGTTCCACCTGAGGACCGCTCTTGTAATTTCGCTCGTAGGACTTTCGTTCCTGCTTTCATTTCTCTTCATAGTAAGCCCGGAAGCCTCTCTGAAATGGCAAGCCGTCCCCGAGCAGGAATCCGGGGCCGAGGACGCCCCTAAAGGCCCGGAGCTTGTCAGGCACGATTTCAAGCTCGCCGGCAACAACACCTTCTACCAGATAATGTCCGGCCTGAACGTCCCCGGCCCCGAGATACTCGAGATAGCCGAAAAGGCCCGCCCGATCTTCAGCATGAGGCAGCTCCGGAAGGACTCTGTCCTTACCGTCTATACTCTCGAGGACGCAGTCCGGAGAATAGAGTACAAGTTCAGCGACTACGAGTACCTCCTCATAGAGAAGACGCCCGAGGGTGGAATATTCGCGAGCAAGGCAGAGCTGCCGAATGAGATAAGGGAGGTAGTGGTATCGGGGACGATCGATAACTCTCTTTACGAGGACGCGCTTAAGGCCGGTGCCGACGCGCAGGCCGTTATGGCCCTTACCGACATATTCGCCTGGGACATAGACTTCACCTCCGACATAAGGAAGGGCGATTCCTTCAGGATTTTGAAGGAGGTCCTCTATGTCGAGGGCGTGCCCGTAAGGAGCGGGAAGATAATCGGCGCGGAGATGGTAAACGGCGGGAAGAAGTACACGGCCGTATATTACGAGGGGAACGGCGGGACAGGCTACTACGACAGCGAAGGGAGGTCCTTGAGGAGGTCGCTCCTAAAGACACCCCTCAGGTACAGGAGGATATCGAGCCACTTCACGACAAGGCGCTATCATCCCATACTCAAGAAGTACAGGCCGCACCACGGGGTCGACTACGCGGCGCCCGTAGGCACGCCCGTCGAGGCCGCCGGGAGCGGCATAGTCAAGTTCGCCGGCAGGAACAGGGGATACGGCAACTACGTGGAGATACGGCACAACAACGGGTACTCCACCCTCTACGGCCACCTCTCGAAGATAAGGAAGGGCATAAGGACCGGAGTGAAGGTGAGCCAAGGGGACATGATAGGCTATGTAGGCTGCACAGGGCTATGCTCCGGGCCGCACCTCCATTACGAGGTGCGCGCAAACGGAAGGCTCATAAACCCTCTGAGCATAAAACCAGTGCCGGATAAATCCATACCAAAGAAGGAATGGCAGGCCTTTGCCGCCGTAAGGGACGAAGTAAGCGCGAAGCTACTTTCCGACGGAACGGCCATTGCCATGAGCGCGGAAAGTCAGCAATAG
- a CDS encoding ChaN family lipoprotein → MEKTRSAVPGWLKAACFLASVLVLAAGCREPKIIRVADQQAVKPADLVKEASEADFVFIGEAHSIRLHHKAQLEVIKALKDQGADVSIGMEMFKTESQDALDRWVGGEMAEEDFRAVYRKNWNLPWYLYKDIFIYAREEGIPLVALNIPKKIVNQVLKEGFESLTPEDLEKLPPGIECKVDETYENFMREALDSFAKHGVDFKNFCEAQLVWDNAMAHNAIEYMERHPGVKMVVMAGGGHSWKRGIPAQVSRLSAYTSVVLLPDSETLAVDHVGPEDADYIITGRL, encoded by the coding sequence ATGGAAAAGACCAGGAGCGCCGTTCCGGGATGGCTCAAGGCGGCCTGTTTCCTTGCGTCCGTCCTGGTTCTTGCGGCAGGATGCCGCGAGCCGAAGATAATAAGGGTCGCCGACCAGCAGGCCGTAAAACCGGCTGACCTCGTGAAGGAGGCCTCGGAAGCGGACTTCGTCTTTATCGGCGAGGCGCACAGCATAAGGCTCCACCACAAGGCGCAGCTCGAGGTCATAAAGGCACTCAAGGACCAGGGCGCGGACGTCTCCATAGGCATGGAGATGTTCAAGACCGAGAGCCAGGACGCGCTCGACAGATGGGTCGGCGGCGAAATGGCCGAAGAGGATTTCAGGGCCGTGTATAGAAAGAACTGGAACCTGCCCTGGTATCTCTACAAGGACATCTTCATTTACGCAAGGGAAGAGGGGATCCCGCTCGTGGCCCTCAACATCCCGAAGAAGATAGTGAACCAGGTGCTCAAGGAGGGCTTCGAGTCGCTTACGCCGGAGGACCTTGAGAAGCTCCCGCCGGGCATCGAGTGCAAGGTGGACGAGACCTACGAGAACTTCATGCGCGAGGCCCTTGATTCTTTCGCGAAGCACGGGGTGGATTTCAAGAACTTCTGCGAGGCCCAGCTTGTCTGGGACAACGCCATGGCCCATAACGCGATAGAGTACATGGAGAGGCATCCCGGGGTGAAGATGGTGGTAATGGCGGGGGGAGGGCATTCATGGAAGAGGGGCATACCCGCCCAGGTAAGCAGGCTTTCCGCATACACAAGCGTCGTGTTGCTTCCCGACTCGGAGACCCTCGCAGTGGACCACGTCGGTCCTGAAGACGCCGATTATATCATAACCGGACGGCTCTGA
- a CDS encoding acetate/propionate family kinase, giving the protein MGNVLTINSGSSSIKFSVYAPGNSRLLSGRLERIGLPEGAFLAFDGRGTALIEERMRFQDHVPALKALFDWLKKRPEGEGIRAVGHRVVHGGRITSPRAIDPELMDTLRALVPFATEHLPHEIKAIEAVGKFLPGLPQAACFDTSFHTSMPLASRTLSIPRDIRDEGVERYGFHGLSYEYIMEELKRLDPEGASGRVVIAHLGNGASMSAVKDGRCIDTTMGFTPLGGLVMSTRTGDLDPGVIVYILKKKGLGPDELNEMLNRKSGLLGISGVSPDMADLLQKEDSSKEAALAVEVFCRQAKKFLGAFAAVLGGLDTLVFTAGMGENSPAIRERILGGLGFLGIEIDPEENKVNGPVISRGPVSVRVMKTNEELMIARHTARVVGLA; this is encoded by the coding sequence GTGGGCAATGTCCTGACCATCAATAGCGGCTCATCGAGCATCAAATTCTCCGTGTACGCGCCCGGGAATTCCCGCCTCCTCTCAGGAAGGCTCGAGAGGATAGGCCTGCCTGAGGGGGCATTCCTGGCCTTTGACGGCAGGGGGACCGCGCTCATCGAGGAGAGGATGAGATTCCAGGACCATGTCCCCGCATTAAAGGCCCTCTTCGACTGGCTTAAGAAAAGGCCCGAGGGGGAGGGCATAAGGGCGGTCGGGCACAGGGTCGTGCACGGCGGCAGGATTACCTCGCCCCGGGCCATCGACCCGGAGCTCATGGACACCCTGAGGGCGCTCGTGCCATTTGCGACCGAGCACCTCCCACATGAGATAAAGGCGATAGAGGCAGTCGGGAAATTTTTACCGGGCCTTCCCCAGGCAGCCTGCTTCGATACCTCCTTCCACACATCCATGCCCCTCGCATCCCGGACCCTCTCCATACCGCGGGATATCCGGGATGAAGGAGTAGAGCGGTACGGCTTTCACGGACTTTCCTACGAATACATTATGGAGGAGCTCAAGAGGCTCGACCCGGAGGGGGCTTCAGGCCGGGTCGTGATAGCGCACCTCGGGAACGGCGCCTCCATGAGCGCGGTAAAGGACGGGAGATGCATCGACACCACTATGGGCTTCACGCCGCTCGGTGGGCTCGTAATGAGCACGCGCACCGGCGACCTCGACCCGGGAGTGATAGTCTACATATTGAAGAAGAAAGGCCTCGGGCCTGACGAGCTTAACGAAATGCTCAATCGGAAGTCCGGCCTTCTCGGCATCTCGGGAGTGAGCCCGGATATGGCCGACCTCCTTCAGAAAGAGGACTCCTCAAAGGAGGCCGCCCTCGCTGTAGAGGTCTTCTGCAGGCAGGCGAAAAAATTCCTGGGCGCCTTCGCCGCCGTGCTCGGCGGCCTCGACACGCTCGTCTTTACCGCCGGCATGGGCGAGAACTCTCCTGCCATAAGGGAACGGATACTCGGCGGCCTCGGTTTTCTTGGGATTGAAATCGACCCGGAGGAGAACAAGGTCAATGGCCCCGTTATCTCAAGAGGGCCGGTAAGTGTGCGGGTCATGAAGACTAACGAGGAGCTTATGATAGCCAGGCACACGGCCAGGGTAGTGGGCCTGGCCTGA